In Malania oleifera isolate guangnan ecotype guangnan chromosome 8, ASM2987363v1, whole genome shotgun sequence, a single window of DNA contains:
- the LOC131163092 gene encoding probable ubiquitin-conjugating enzyme E2 18, with product MTSTSAPSRKSLSKIACNRLQKELVEWQVNPPTGFKHKVTDNLQRWVVEVKGAPGTLYANESYQLQVDFPEHYPMEAPQVIFLPPAPLHPHIYSNGHICLDILYDSWSPAMTVSSICISILSMLSSSTVKQRPADNDRYVKNCRNGRSPKETRWWFHDDKV from the exons ATGACCAGCACCTCTGCCCCTTCACGCAAG TCTTTGAGCAAGATCGCGTGCAATCGACTCCAGAAGGAGTTGGTTGAGTGGCAGGTCAATCCTCCCACTGGATTTAAgcacaaagttactgataatctCCAAAG GTGGGTAGTCGAAGTCAAGGGGGCGCCTGGTACTTTGTATGCTAATGAGTCGTACCAGCTTCAAGTTGATTTCCCTGAGCATTACCCCATGGAAGCACCGCAG GTGATTTTTCTTCCTCCAGCTCCTTTGCATCCTCATATATACAGCAATGGGCATATCTGCTTAG ATATTTTATATGATTCATGGTCCCCGGCCATGACTGTTAGTTCCATCTGCATCAGCATTCTGTCCATGTTATCGAGCTCAACTGTCAAG CAACGCCCTGCAGATAATGATCGCTACGTGAAAAATTGTAGGAACGGAAGATCTCCTAAAGAGACAAGGTGGTGGTTTCATGATGACAAAGTGTAA